The sequence below is a genomic window from Halostella salina.
GAGCGCGTGTTTCATCGTCGTCGCCATGGATTTGAGCAGTCCGATCATGCTATCACTCCCACGATGATGGCCGTGAGCACCAGGTTAGCGAAGGAGAGCACGAGCATCCCCTTCCAGCCGATCTCGATGAGCTGGTCGATACGAACGCGCGGGATCGCCGAGCGGCACCACTGCGTGAACAGGAACACCGCCCAGATCTTGATGATGAACCAGACGAGTCCCGGCAGGACGGGCCCTGCGGGACCGCCCAGGAACACCGTCGCGATGATCGCACCGCCGAGGAAGATGTGGAGGAACTCGCCGAGGTAGAACAGCACGAAGTACGCGGAGGAGTACTCCGTCTGGTACCCCGCGACGATCTCGGTCGGCGCTTCCGGCGTGTCGAACGGGTTGCGGCCGACCTCCGCGAGGTTCGCCACCACGAACAGCACGAACGCGAAGGGGTTGACGAACGCGAACCACGACGGGATCGTGATCCCGGCGAGCGTCACCAGCGGCTCGGCCTGCTGCTCGACGATGACCGAGGTCTGGAGCGAGCCGGTAAAGATGACGACCGACGCCGCAGTGATGACCAGCGGGATCTCGTAGGCGATGTTCTGCGCGATGGCGCGCAGACCGCCGAGCAGCGAGAACTTGTTCGCCGACGCGTAGCCGCCCATCGCCAGCCCGACGCTTGCGATACCGGCCACGGCGAACACGTACGCGAGGCCGACCTCGGGGTCGGCCAGCTGGACGCCGCTGCCCATCGGGATCACCGCGAAGCCGAGCAGCGCCGACGACGCGACGACGATGGGCGCGAGGTCCCACGCCGGGCGGTCGACGTTCTCGGGGACGATCAGTTCCTTCGACAGCAGGCGGACCGCGTCGGCCACGATGATGAGCAGGCCGAACGGCCCGTGTCGGTTCACCGCGATGCGGTCCGTGAACGCGGCGGTGATCTTCCGCTTTGCCCACGGCCCGGCGACGCCGGTCATCGCCAGCATCAGGTTGCCGACGAGGAAGGCGGCCAGGAACGCCGCGAGCAGGTCGCCCGCGACGCCGAACTGGCCGAGGCCCAGCAGGTCGCTGACGCGCTGGGGGAGCAGCGGGCCGTCGCCCACCTGTGCGACCGCGTACATCAGCGGTCCACCTCCCCGAGGATGATGTCGAGGCTACCCAGCGAGGCGATCATGTCGGCGACGTACTCGCCGTTTGCCAGCTCCGGCAGCGTCGAGAGGTTGTGGAAGCAGGGGCTGCGGATCTTGAAGCGGCCGGGCTTGTCCGTCCCGTCGCTGCGGATGTAGATGCCGAGTTCGCCCTTCGCGCCCTCAACGGCGCGGTAGATCTCCGTGTCGGGGTCCGGCTTGAGCGTCCGCGGGACGTTGCTCTGGATCTCGCGGTCGTCCTCCGGCCAGTCCTCCAGCAGGTCGACGCACTGCTCGATGATCTTCGCGGACTCCTCGACCTCCTGCAGGCGGACGAGCACGCGCGAGTAGTTGTCGCAGCCGTCCTCGGTGACGACGTCCCAGTCGAGTTCGTCGTAGTAACCGTACGGGTCGTCCCGCCGCAGGTCGTAGTCGATGCCCGATCCGCGGGCGACCGGACCGGTCGCGCCGTACTGCTTTGCGGTCTCGGGGTCGAGGATCCCCGTGTCGAGACAGCGCGACTGGAAGATCTCGTTGCCCGTCAGGAGGTCGTGGTACTCCTCCAGCGCGGTCGGCAGGTCGTCGAGGAAGTCCCGGGTCTTCTCGAAGAACTCGTCGCGCGGCTCCGGGAGGTCCCAGGCGACGCCGCCCAGCCGGAAGTAGTTGAACATCATGCGCTGGCCGGTCAGGTCCTCCAGGATCGTCTGGGTCTTCTCCCGGTCGCGCATGGCGTACATGAAGATGGCGGTGAAGTCGCCGTACACGTCGAGCGCGAACGTGCCGACCGCGAGCATGTGGGCCGCGATGCGGCATAGCTCCGCGCCCATCGTCCGGATGACCTGCGCGTACTCCGGGACGTCCAGGTCCGCGAGGTCCTCGGCGGTGCGCGCGTACGCCCACTCGTTCAGCAGCCCCGCCGAGGCGTAGTCCCAGCGGTCCGGGTACGGCATGATCTGGTGGCGGTAGGTGCCCTGCTGGGCCATCTGCTCCTCGCAGCGGTGGAGGTAGCCGATGTCCGGCTTCACGTCGGCGACGGTCTCGCCGTCGAGCGTCGCCTCCAGGTGGAGGACGCCGTGGGTCGCCGGGTGGTGCGGGCCGATGTTGACGAACATCGTGTCGGACTCGGCATCCTTGTGGTCCTCCTCCAGCGGGTTGGCGTGCTCCTCGAAGGGGACGATCTGGGGCTTGTCCTGGTCGTAGTCCCGACCCAGCGGGTGCCCCTGCCACGTTTCGGGCAGGAGGATCCGGCGCAGGTCGGGGTGGTCCTGATAGTCGATCCCCACGAGGTCGTACGCCTCGCGCTCGTGCCAGTCGGCGGTCCGGAACACCGGTTCGGCGGACTCGCTGACCGGGTCGTCGCGCGGCGTC
It includes:
- a CDS encoding complex I subunit 1/NuoH family protein: MYAVAQVGDGPLLPQRVSDLLGLGQFGVAGDLLAAFLAAFLVGNLMLAMTGVAGPWAKRKITAAFTDRIAVNRHGPFGLLIIVADAVRLLSKELIVPENVDRPAWDLAPIVVASSALLGFAVIPMGSGVQLADPEVGLAYVFAVAGIASVGLAMGGYASANKFSLLGGLRAIAQNIAYEIPLVITAASVVIFTGSLQTSVIVEQQAEPLVTLAGITIPSWFAFVNPFAFVLFVVANLAEVGRNPFDTPEAPTEIVAGYQTEYSSAYFVLFYLGEFLHIFLGGAIIATVFLGGPAGPVLPGLVWFIIKIWAVFLFTQWCRSAIPRVRIDQLIEIGWKGMLVLSFANLVLTAIIVGVIA
- a CDS encoding NADH-quinone oxidoreductase subunit D, whose product is MSKQEEPPAPVTEGVDYDALADLLGETAIDRESHRNAEGFVVRPDEVQDALSTLRDEAGFDHLACLTAQEYEDRYESIYHLRKYDDPTEEVSVVVPTPRDDPVSESAEPVFRTADWHEREAYDLVGIDYQDHPDLRRILLPETWQGHPLGRDYDQDKPQIVPFEEHANPLEEDHKDAESDTMFVNIGPHHPATHGVLHLEATLDGETVADVKPDIGYLHRCEEQMAQQGTYRHQIMPYPDRWDYASAGLLNEWAYARTAEDLADLDVPEYAQVIRTMGAELCRIAAHMLAVGTFALDVYGDFTAIFMYAMRDREKTQTILEDLTGQRMMFNYFRLGGVAWDLPEPRDEFFEKTRDFLDDLPTALEEYHDLLTGNEIFQSRCLDTGILDPETAKQYGATGPVARGSGIDYDLRRDDPYGYYDELDWDVVTEDGCDNYSRVLVRLQEVEESAKIIEQCVDLLEDWPEDDREIQSNVPRTLKPDPDTEIYRAVEGAKGELGIYIRSDGTDKPGRFKIRSPCFHNLSTLPELANGEYVADMIASLGSLDIILGEVDR